A single window of Bordetella genomosp. 11 DNA harbors:
- the metX gene encoding homoserine O-succinyltransferase MetX, whose product MADGTPAAGIAGGAAAAGPEAAARSVGVVAPLFLKFTEPLQLASGQSLPSYELAVETYGTLNAQRSNAVLVCHALNASHHVAGISADDPADIGWWDNMVGPGKPVDTERFFVIGINNLGSCFGSTGPASINPETGKPWGAAFPVLTVEDWVHAQARVADHFGIERFAAVMGGSLGGMQALGWATACPERVAHCVVIASTPRLSAQNIGFNEVARRAIITDPDFHGGDYYAHGTVPHRGLAVARMIGHITYLSQDDMAEKFGRTQRAPGANGEYRYGYDVEFEVESYLRYQGEKFSRYFDANTYLLITRALDYFDPARTHGGDLARALAAARAGFLLVSFSTDWRFPPERSREMVRALLKNGRPVTYAEIDAPHGHDAFLLDDSRYHAVVRAYYDRIAHELGLPPRAIEHKGAE is encoded by the coding sequence ATGGCAGATGGCACGCCCGCGGCCGGCATTGCCGGTGGCGCCGCGGCGGCCGGACCCGAAGCCGCCGCGCGTTCCGTCGGTGTGGTCGCGCCGCTCTTCCTGAAGTTCACCGAACCCCTGCAATTGGCCAGCGGCCAGTCGCTGCCGTCCTACGAGTTGGCGGTGGAAACGTATGGCACCCTGAATGCCCAGCGCAGCAACGCGGTGCTGGTGTGCCACGCGCTGAACGCTTCGCACCATGTCGCCGGTATCTCCGCCGACGACCCCGCGGACATCGGCTGGTGGGACAACATGGTCGGGCCGGGCAAACCGGTGGATACCGAGCGCTTCTTCGTGATCGGCATCAATAACCTGGGATCGTGCTTCGGTTCCACGGGGCCCGCCAGCATCAATCCGGAAACCGGCAAGCCCTGGGGCGCCGCGTTCCCCGTCCTGACCGTCGAAGACTGGGTGCACGCGCAGGCCAGGGTGGCGGACCACTTCGGCATCGAACGCTTCGCCGCCGTCATGGGGGGATCGCTGGGGGGGATGCAGGCGCTGGGCTGGGCCACCGCCTGTCCCGAACGCGTCGCGCATTGCGTGGTGATCGCCAGCACGCCGCGCCTGTCGGCCCAGAATATCGGCTTCAACGAAGTGGCGCGGCGCGCCATCATTACCGACCCGGATTTCCACGGCGGCGATTACTACGCGCACGGCACCGTACCGCATCGCGGCCTGGCCGTGGCGCGCATGATCGGGCACATCACGTATCTGTCCCAGGACGACATGGCCGAAAAGTTCGGCCGCACGCAGCGGGCGCCGGGCGCCAACGGCGAATACCGCTATGGCTATGACGTCGAATTCGAAGTGGAGTCCTACCTGCGCTACCAGGGCGAGAAGTTCTCGCGCTACTTCGACGCCAATACCTATCTGCTGATCACGCGGGCGCTGGATTACTTCGATCCCGCCCGCACGCACGGTGGCGATCTGGCCCGCGCGCTGGCGGCCGCGCGGGCCGGTTTCCTGCTGGTTTCGTTCAGCACGGACTGGCGCTTCCCACCCGAACGCTCGCGCGAGATGGTGCGGGCGCTGCTGAAGAACGGCCGGCCGGTCACCTACGCCGAGATCGACGCGCCGCACGGCCACGATGCTTTCCTGCTGGACGATTCCCGCTATCACGCGGTCGTGCGGGCCTATTACGACCGCATCGCGCATGAATTGGGGCTGCCGCCCCGCGCCATCGAGCACAAGGGGGCGGAATGA
- a CDS encoding helix-turn-helix domain-containing protein has protein sequence MPEMKLSEREAACLQWAAAGKTSRETAMILGVSERTVNFHLQNACRKLCARNRRAAVATALTCGLLAACRIGGGSH, from the coding sequence ATGCCAGAAATGAAGTTGTCAGAACGCGAGGCCGCCTGCCTGCAGTGGGCCGCCGCCGGCAAGACCAGCCGGGAAACCGCCATGATTCTGGGCGTCAGCGAGCGGACCGTGAACTTCCACTTGCAGAACGCCTGCAGAAAACTCTGCGCGCGCAACCGCCGCGCGGCGGTTGCCACGGCCCTGACCTGCGGCCTGCTGGCCGCGTGCCGCATCGGCGGCGGCAGCCACTGA
- the metW gene encoding methionine biosynthesis protein MetW: MSASAMTTTELRADLARIASWITPGSRVLDLGCGDGELLAWLRDERQVRGAGVEIDDNYVIACVRRGVDVIQQNLEDGLALFDEKQFDTVVLSQTLQSMHRSEHILREMARVARYGVVSFPNFGYWPHGWSILRGRMPVTGQMPYEWYNTPNIHLCTLRDFEDLAAKLGLRILQRATFNDDREVRLLPGWRSTLAVYRFTAG, translated from the coding sequence ATGAGCGCGTCCGCGATGACGACGACCGAATTGCGCGCCGACCTGGCGCGCATCGCCAGCTGGATCACCCCCGGTTCGCGGGTGCTGGACCTGGGGTGCGGCGACGGCGAGCTGCTGGCCTGGCTGCGCGACGAGCGCCAGGTCCGTGGCGCCGGCGTTGAAATCGATGACAACTATGTGATCGCCTGCGTGCGCAGGGGGGTGGACGTCATCCAGCAAAACCTCGAAGATGGCCTGGCCCTGTTCGACGAAAAGCAGTTCGATACGGTGGTGCTATCGCAGACGCTTCAGTCCATGCATCGCAGCGAACACATCCTGCGCGAAATGGCGCGCGTCGCGCGCTACGGCGTCGTATCCTTCCCCAACTTCGGCTACTGGCCGCACGGCTGGTCCATCCTGCGCGGGCGCATGCCGGTGACGGGGCAAATGCCGTACGAGTGGTACAACACGCCCAACATACACCTGTGCACGCTGCGAGATTTCGAGGACCTGGCCGCCAAGCTGGGGCTGCGCATCCTGCAGCGGGCAACCTTCAACGACGACCGCGAGGTGCGGCTGCTGCCGGGCTGGCGCAGTACTCTGGCGGTCTATCGCTTCACCGCCGGCTAA
- a CDS encoding muropeptide transporter — translation MSQAAHIYASRRVAPMLALGFSSGLPLALTGGTLQAWATVAGVSLQDIGFLTLVGTAYTLKFLWAPLVDRYAVPVLGRRRGWMLATQLALAVGIAGMGLLSPDSALLPLAMLAVAVAFFSATQDIAFDAYSTDVLRKQERGAGAAVKVLGYRIAMLVSGGLALILADGWLGWGNTYVLMGGLMAVGMLATLWAPEPEHPAAAPPSLMEAVADPLREFFSRRGALGLLTLIVLYKLGDAFAGALSTTFLLRGGGFTPTEVGTVNKVLGLVSTIVGALAGGSIMVRIGLYRSLMLFGVLQAVSNLGYWLVALHPGSLPLMVGAVGMENLCGGLGTAAFVALVMALCRQEFSATQYALLSAVAAVGRTYLAGPLTPVLVERMGWAWFFLVTVLIALPGLVLLYLRRQEIQALDQA, via the coding sequence ATTTCACAAGCTGCCCACATTTATGCCAGCCGACGTGTCGCGCCCATGCTGGCGCTCGGTTTTTCCAGCGGCCTGCCGCTGGCGCTGACCGGCGGGACCTTGCAGGCCTGGGCCACCGTGGCTGGCGTGTCGCTGCAGGACATCGGATTCCTTACCCTGGTGGGCACGGCCTATACCCTGAAATTCCTCTGGGCGCCGCTGGTGGACCGCTATGCCGTTCCCGTGCTGGGGCGGCGGCGCGGCTGGATGCTGGCCACCCAGCTGGCGCTGGCGGTGGGTATTGCCGGCATGGGGCTGCTGTCGCCGGACAGCGCCCTGTTGCCGCTGGCGATGCTGGCGGTGGCCGTGGCGTTCTTCTCGGCAACGCAGGACATCGCCTTCGACGCCTACAGCACGGACGTGCTGCGCAAGCAGGAGCGGGGCGCGGGCGCGGCGGTCAAGGTGCTGGGCTATCGCATCGCCATGCTGGTGTCCGGCGGCCTCGCCCTGATCCTGGCCGACGGCTGGCTGGGTTGGGGAAATACCTACGTGCTGATGGGCGGCCTGATGGCGGTGGGCATGCTGGCGACATTGTGGGCGCCGGAGCCCGAGCACCCCGCGGCGGCGCCGCCCAGCCTGATGGAAGCCGTGGCCGACCCGCTGCGGGAGTTCTTCTCGCGGCGCGGCGCGCTGGGCCTGCTTACCCTGATCGTGCTGTACAAGCTGGGCGACGCCTTCGCGGGCGCGCTGTCGACCACTTTCCTGCTGCGCGGCGGCGGTTTCACGCCCACCGAAGTGGGAACGGTCAACAAGGTACTGGGCCTGGTCTCCACCATCGTCGGTGCGCTGGCGGGCGGTTCCATCATGGTCCGCATCGGCCTGTATCGTTCGCTGATGCTGTTCGGCGTGCTGCAGGCGGTTTCCAACCTGGGCTACTGGCTCGTGGCGCTCCATCCCGGCAGCCTGCCCTTGATGGTCGGCGCGGTCGGCATGGAAAACCTGTGCGGGGGGCTGGGCACGGCGGCGTTCGTGGCCCTGGTCATGGCCCTGTGCCGCCAGGAATTCTCGGCAACCCAATATGCGCTGCTGTCCGCCGTCGCTGCGGTGGGACGTACCTACCTGGCCGGCCCGCTGACGCCGGTGCTGGTGGAAAGGATGGGCTGGGCGTGGTTTTTCCTGGTGACGGTGCTGATCGCGCTGCCTGGACTCGTCCTGCTTTACCTGCGGCGCCAGGAAATACAGGCGCTGGACCAGGCGTAA